The genomic interval GTACGCAAGATGCGCGAGAAGACTCGCGCGGCCGGGAGCACGGGGCAGACGGACGACGAAGCCCGGGGCTGAAGCACCGCGCGGGCCGGGTCACAGGCACCGCCCGAGGACCGCGCTCCGCACGGAGTGCGGTCCTCGGCGCGTGCGGTTACGAGGCCCAGCCGCCGTACGGCACGGTGATGAGCTCCATGGCGTGGCCCGAAGGGTCCATGAAGTACACGCCGCGACCACCGTCGTTGTGATTGATCGCGCCCGGCTGCTTTCGCTGCGGGTCGGCGTAGTGCTCGATGCCGCGCTGTCCGATCTGCGCGTACGCCGCGTCGAACTCCTCCTCGGAGACCAAGAAGGCGTAGTGCTGCGGCGTGATGCTGTCCACCGGAACGGTGGCGAAATCCAGCGTGACGCCGTTGGCGAGACCGACCGCGATGAACGGGCCCCACTCGGCGGTGATCTCGAGGCTGAGCAGATTCGCGAAGAACTCTGCGGATTCCCGGTTGTTCCGGGCGTGGACGATCGTGTGATTCAACTCGACTGACAAGGAATGCCTCCAAAGGCATGTCCCGACACCTCCATGCCTCACCCAGCCGGTGACCGACACGCGATGCTGCCGTAGACCATATCCGTAACTACCCAATGGATCGAGGAAGTTACTGTGAACCGCACCTGGACGCCGCAACACGCCACCGCCGTCACCGCCGCCCCGACACGGGCCCCGCGCCTGGCGCCCACGCCATGACCAGCTTCCTGACCCACCGAGCACACACGCACGACGCCCGCCTCCCCCTCCACCGCCGGCACAGCGCGCTACGGACCTGCCTCACGCTCTTCGCTCCCTACGGTGTACGGGCCACGTACCACCACCTCACGCTCAGCGCCGCGATCCCCCGACGGCTGGAGGCGGACCCGGACGCGCTGGTACGAGCGGTGGAGGAACTGCACGAGGCGCGGGTGCTGTGGCTCGCACGAGCCGAGGAGTACGCCACGCAACGCCGGGCGGAGAAGCGGGCGGGGAGGCGAGCAGCGGCGGACCCGCGACCGTGGTGGCTGCGGCACCACAGGGAGGCCCCGAACCGCGCCTGGTACGAGGACCCGCTCCGCCATCCGCCACTGCGGCTGCCCGAGTACGTCCGGCGCCAGAACGCGATCCTGGACGGCGCCGACCTCCCGGGCTGCCCCGCCTGCGGTGACGAGAGACCCCCGGTCTCGAACTCGACGGGTCACGGCTGGGTGGAACGGTGCCACGGCTGCGCGTGGACACTCTCACCGTGCCCGTGCGGGCAGCAGCACCGCGTCGTCCCGGAGACACCGATCACCTGGACAAGGCTCTGGCAGCGCGCCCACATGGGCCCCGACGGCCTGCCGAACCCCCATTGGCCGACGAGCTGAGCCGCACAAAGAAGGGCCCCGGTCACCGAACAGGGCCTTGAGCCTCGTCCGGGAGCCGTATCCGACCGCCGTCGTCCGCTCTGCTCGGGGTGGTCGGCGCATCAGCGGGGGCCGATGCGGAATGTCTCAGCGGTCGACGGTGTGCCACGGGGCGTCCGGCCTGGTGCGGCGGGCGTCGGCGGCGAGCCGCAGCGCGTAGACCGACCGCCCGGAGGGGTCGGGGACCGCACCGAGGTAGTGGTGGCCGGTCATGTGGCACCAGGCGGGCAGGTCCAGCGGAGCGGCCGGGTCGGTGGCGATGACGTGGACGACGGTGCCCGGTTCCGCGCCGTCGATCTCCTTGCGCAGCTTCAGCAGGAGGGTGACGCAGAGCATGCCCGTGCCGTCGACGGTGAGGGCGGGCACGGGCGCGGTGCTCATCGGGGCACGCTCTGGGTGACGCGCCAGAGCCGACGCGGCAGGTCGCCCTCCTCGAAGGCGTGGACATCGTCCAGGGCCCATCCTGCGGCGAGGTCGTCGACCAGGGCGCGGTCGAAGAAGTGGACGGCGAAGCCTCCGTGTTCGTAGATGTCGTCACCGTGGGCGGTGCCGGCGCCGTAGTGCGCGTCGCCGGTGTGCCGGACGGTGTAGACGAACACGCCGCCGGGCCGCAGGACGCGGCGGACCTCGCGGACCGCCGCGTGGATCTCCTCCGTGGAGAGAGCCATGCACAGCAGCATGTGGGCGAAGACCCCGTCCACGGAGGCGTCGGCCAGGGGCAGAGGGTCACGTACGTCGTGCACCGCCGTGCCGACCCGGCCGTCGACGTCCTGGGCGCGGGCGGACGCTCGCAACTGTTCAAGGCCGACGGTGGAGAAGTCGGTGGCCCGGACGGTGAACCCCTCGCGGGCGAAGTGCAGGGCGTCCCGGCCGTGCCCGGCGCCGAGTTCCAGCACGTCACGGGCACCGGCCGCACGGAACACGTCGGCCGCCCACGCGGCCGGGACGGAGGGCCGCTCTCCGTACATGCCCGGATGGGCTGTGTAGGTGTCCTGCCAGTGCCGCTGCTGGATCTCGGCCAGTTCCTGCTCGTCCGCCACGGTCCTCGACCTCCTGTTCGTGCCCCGGGGCAGCGTAGATGTGCCGTTGTCGTGGCTGCTCAGCGGCCCGCGCGGGGCGTACGTGATCACGGCCATGCCGACGAGACGGACCAGGGCGCCGATGACGTCGTAGCGGCCGGGGCGACAACCGTCGGCGCCCCTGCCCAGGCGCGATCGACCCGGCGACCAAGATCCCCGCCGTGCGCGGCGAGGATGCGCCCGGAGTTGTCGGTCGGCCGACCGGCACGATCCATGCTTCCGTGAATTCAGGATCACCTGTACTGTCGGCGTGTGCTGACTGTTGCCTCCGACATCGAAGTGCTGGCCAGGTTCGGCCGCGCCCTCGCCGATCCGATCCGCTGCCGCATCCTGCTCGCCCTCCGGGAGTCTCCGGCCTACCCGGCCGACCTCGCCGATGCGATCGGCGTCTCCCGTACCCGGCTGTCGAACCACCTCGCGTGCCTGCGCGACTGCGGCCTGGTCGTCGCCATCCCCGACGGCCGCCGCACCCGCTACGAGCTCGCCGACGAACGGCTCGGCCACGCCCTGGACGACCTGCGCACCGCCGTCGTGGCCGTCGAGACCGACCGCACCTGCCCGGATGCCGACGAGAAGAGTTGCTGCTGATCATGACCGCCGAGATATCGATATCCCTCGGTCCCTCCCCGGCCCGCCGCGACGCGCTCACCCGCCGGATACGGCTGCTGGTCGCGGCGACGATCACCTACAACGTCATCGAGGCGGTCGTCGCCCTCACGGCCGGCAGCCTCGCCTCCTCCACCGCCCTGATCGGCTTCGGCCTCGACTCGATCATCGAGGTCTCCTCCGCCGCTGCGGTCGCCTGGAGTTCTCCGCCCGCGACCACGCCGTCCGCGAAGCGCGGGAGCAGCGCACCCTGCGCATCATCGCCGTCTCCTTCTTCGCGCTCGCCGCGTACGTAGCCGTCGACGCCGTCCGCGCCCTGACCGGCACCGGCGAAGCCGAACGCTCCATCCTCGGCATCGTGATCGCGGCCCTCTCCCTCGCGATCATGCCGTTCCTCTCCGCCGCCCAGCGCCGCGCCGGCCGCGAACTCGGCTCCGCCTCCGCCGTCGCCGATTCCAAGCAGACCCTCCTGTGCACCTACCTTTCAGGCGTCCTCCTGGTCGGCCTGGTCCTCAACGCCACCCTCGGCTGGTCCTGGGCCGACCCCATCGCCGCCCTCGCCATCGCCGCCATCGCCGTCAAGGAAGGCCGCGACGCCTGGCAGGGCAAGGGCTGCTGCGCGCCCACCGCCCACGGGCACACCCCGGACCCCGCGGTGGCGGCCGAGGCGGACGCGTGCGGCTGCAAGCCGGGATGCACCTGCTGTTCGTGAACATCTCGTTGCCCGCCCCCGCCCATGTGGCCCGGTCCATCGATACTGACCGGGCCATCGAGGGCGGACGGGGGCGGCGGTGGACTGGACGATCTGGGCAGGGCTCGCGGCCGGTCTGCTGATCTCGGTGGTGACCGCACCGGTCGGTGTGTCCGGCGCGGTCTTCCTCCTCCCGGTCCAGCTCAGCCTTCTCGGAGTGCCCAGCCCCGCCGTCACGCCGACGAACCTGCTCTTCAACGTAGTGGCCGGGCCCGGCGCACTCTGGCGCTACCGCCGCGACGGCGCCCTCCGCGACGGCCTGGCCCGGCGCCTCGTCCTGTGGACGCTGCCCGGTGTCGTCGCCGGCGCCGCCGTCCGCGTCTTCGCCCTCCCCGGCCCGGGCGTCTTCCGGCTGCTGGTCGCCGCTCTCCTTCTGCCACTGGGCACATGGCTGTGCCTGCGCACACTGCACCCGGTTCGGCAGCGTCCCGACGCGGCCGAACCGTCGGCCCCCGCCCTCGCGGCCCTCGCCCTGATGGTCGGAACGGTGGGCGGGATCTACGGGATCGGCGGCGGTTCCCTGCTCGGCCCCGTCCTCGCCGCGCGCGGCATGCCGATGACCCGTATCGCACCGGCCACGCTCGCCACGACCTTCACCACGTCCATCGCCGGGGCCGCCGCGTACGCCGTGCTGGCCCTGGCAAGCCCGGGCCCCGTGGCACCCCACTGGTGGCTGGGCCTGGCCTGCGGCCTCGGCGGCCTGATCGGCGGCTATCTCGGCGCCCGGCTTCAACCCCGCCTGCCCGAAACCCTGCTCCGCCTCCTGCTCGGCACCCTAGCCGCCACCCTCGGCACGCTCTACGCCGCCCAGGCAGTGGCCTGAGGGATGCGGCGGTACGGTCTACGAGAGCCGCTTCTGGCGCCCCATCAGGACGCGCATAACACACGCATTCCGAAAGGCCCAGACAACAAAGAAGGCCCCGGTCACTGACCAGGGCCTTCATCAAAGAGCGGGTGACGAGCATCGAACTCGCGCTCTGGGCTTGGGAATCAACGGTTCCTAGGTGGTTGCAGGGGGCCCTGACCTGCGGTTTCGGATTGGCCAGGTGGGCGGCTCCCGCTCTCTGGGAGCCGTATCTGACCGCTGTTGTCCGCTCCGCTGGGCACGAGAGCCGACAGTGCGCCGCGTGATCCGGGTGGGCCCGACTGGTCAGAGAGGGATGATGCGAACCTGGCTGCCGCAGAGCTTGGCCATGTCGTCGCTGTCGGAGGTCAGCAGAGCGACGGGTTTCGGCTGGCGCAGGGCGACTTCGGCGACCGTGGCGTCGATGGCGTACTTGTGCCCGTGAAGTCCGGCACCTTTGAGAAGCTCAGCCGCCGCCTTCGCCGCCTGTTCGGTGACCGGCTCCACCTTTACGCGGGACAGAGCCCAGTTCAGGCGCGGCATATTGGTGCGGGAGTGGCTGACTTCAACGATGGTGTTGGCCCCGATAACCAGGTCGGCTCCCATGTCATGGAAGACCTGAAGCATCGCAAGTAGCTTGCGATCCTGCGCGATCCAGGCGGAGAGCCCTTCCGAGTCCAGGATGACGGTCTCGATGCGCTCGCTCACGCGGCGTCCGCGTCCTGGGAGGAACCAGCGGAGTCGAAGATCTTTGCGCGGGCCTCAGCGAGCTCCTCGTTGCTGAAGGGGCCGTGATCTTCCTCGTGGCGGCGGAGGTCGCCGCCCAGGAGCTGGTGCCGAATCTGACGGGCCACGGCTTCCGCCACGTAACCGGAGACGTTGTCCGTGAGCTTGCGGAGCTCCGCCACCTGGTCGCTAGGGAGGGTGACGGTGATGCGAGTCGTTGAGGACATGAGCCAAGCATACTGGAGTATGCACGTACCTGCCTACCGCTCCGCTGTCTGCTTGAGCCGGTCCGGCCGGCCGCGATCTACTGAACCCGGTCGTTGTCAGTGCCTCCTTCTAAGGTCACCGCATGACGACATTCCGATCTAGTTCCACGCTCCGGGAGATGGTCAGCGGGGCTCGGGAGCTCACTAAGCACCCGAGCGTGCTGGAGCGCATCGATGCAGTACTGCGCGTCATGGGCCCTGCCTTCGGCAGGACCGGGTACGGCAAAGGCAGGCCCCTGGTGGACACCTTGGAAGATGTCGCCCAAGAATCGCTCCTAGTCGGAGACTTTGCTCTTGCGCAGCGGTTCCAGCGCTTTGCCGCCTATGCCGGTGGTGAGCTGTTCCTCGAAATTCTGGAGAACTATTACGACGAGGACGCTCGGCGTAGTAGCGAGGAGGGCATGCGGAGGCTGGTGGCCATGGGCGCCGATCGAGCCGTGGCCGTTCTGGATGCTCTCTCCGAGAGCGACCCGGAGGCGACCGTAGCCGATGTGCGGGACCTCTTTCACGGTATAGCCCTGTCCGTGGACCACTTGGGCCTCGGTACAGAGGAGGGTGGGATCCGGCTTCCCACTCGAGAAAGGAGGAGACTCCAGCAGTACGGGCACATGGAGCTTGTCCTGAGGGACCTGCCGCGACCGGCCTCGGCCGAGGCGGCGCGGATGGTGGGCGATTTCCTCGCGGATGCCGACGCGGGGTTGCTGGCTCAGTTGCTGGAGTTGAAGGCCCGGCGAGCGGGTCTCGACGCTCTGCGTGCTGTGGTGGAGGACGGGACGAGCTCGGAGAGTGCCCTCCACGCCCGTCTGAAGAATCAGGAGTGGATTTTCGGCGGTGCCTACGTGGCAGAGCTGGCACGCCGGCAGTACACCGCAGACACGATTCTGGATATCCCGCTTCTGCGGGGTGACGGATCCCTTCATGTGGTGGAACTCAAGCGTGCCAACATCAAGGATCTGGTGATCCGGCGCAGTGGCCACCTCATGTTGGGCGCCCCGGCCCACCACGCGGTGTCGCAGGCCCAAAACTACCTCCGCACCATGGATGAGAACCGCGAGGCCATCCTCGCGGACCACGGAGTCGATACCCGTAGGGCCTCGGCAACGGTTGTGATCGGGCATCCGCGATTCGTCAGTGGTGGCATTACCCCCAAGGAGATCGCGGAGACACTCCGCACCTACAACACACACGCGGCACGCATTGAAGTGATCACGTACGAGACCCTGCTGGAGTCAGCAGCCCGGATGCTGGCCCTCGCGTCGGCGCAGCAGGATCCTGACCAGGCCGAGGAGCCCACGGCATGACCGAAGACAACCAGCCTGCGATCGAGCGGCTGTTGGCCCGCTTGTGCGGGGGTGCGATTACAGGAAAGGACTACGTCGGCTACTTCCTCAACGAGCACGGAGAGGAACTCGTCTTCGCCCAGCGCCGGGGAGAGAAGACCGCCCGGTTCTGGCACAGCGACGCCGACTGGCAGATGTTCCGCGTCGGCGACCACTCAGTACGGGTCGGCAGCGTGATGGACGGAGTGATCACCGTCGGCGACTTGATCATAAATCGCCATGAGGCGACGTGGCTGTCCTCGTGCCTTGCTGCCTCCCGCCACCTACGCCAGAAGCACAGCTGACACGCGGCTCGGGTAACAACGAAGCTCCCAGGTCTCTGACCTGGGAGCTTGTTTCAAGAGCGGGTGACGAGAATCGAACTCGCGCTCTGAGCTTGGGAAGCTCATGTTCTACCATTAAACTACACCCGCGAAAATGACCGACGCTGTATCCAGCGGCGCATCCTCGGACACTGTACCCCATTGCGATCCGCTCGCGGAGACGTCCCGGATCCGCTGTGCGTGGGGCGGGAGTTGGGGGCGTAGCGTGGGTGGTCGGAGTGCCGCGTGGAGTGGCGTCCTGTTCATCCCCTAATGTGGCGGTCTCGTCCACGGCTTGATGGGGAAGGGACTTGATGGACTCCATGGAGCGCACCGTCGTCCGCTGTGCCGAAGGGCACGTTTTCGCTACCAGCTCGTTTCCGATGCAGCAGCTCGGGGCAGGGCGGATCGGGCCCGGGCGGCTCATCCGGTGTCCCCGGTGCGCCCGGTTGCGGCATGCCGTGCCCGTGGTGTTCGAGCAGCGGTAGCGGCGGCGGGTGACGGACGACAGGCGCGCGGGCGGCCCGATGAGGGCGGGTCCGCGCGTTCTGCGTATCCTCGGTGGGTGCTTCTCTCAGACAAGGACATCCGCGCCGAGATCGACGCCGGACGCGTACGCATTGATCCATTCGACGCGTCGATGGTGCAGCCGTCGAGCATCGACGTGCGGCTCGACCGCTATTTCCGGGTGTTCGAGAACCACCGCTACCCGCACATCGACCCCGCCGTCGAGCAGGTGGACCTGACCCGCACCGTCGAACCGGAGGGGGACGACGCGTTCATCCTGCACCCCGGGGAGTTCGTGCTGGCGTCGACGTACGAGGTCATCTCGCTGCCCGACGATCTCGCGTCGCGGCTGGAGGGGAAGAGCTCGCTCGGCCGGCTCGGGCTGGTCACGCATTCCACGGCCGGCTTCATCGACCCGGGCTTCTCCGGGCATGTGACCCTGGAGCTGTCGAATCTCGCGACGCTGCCGATAAAGCTCTGGCCGGGAATGAAGATCGGCCAGCTGTGCATGTTCCGGCTGAGTTCTCCGTCCGAGTTCCCTTACGGCTCCGAGCGGTACGGGTCGCGCTATCAGGGGCAGCGCGGTCCCACCGCGTCGCGCTCCTTCATGAATTTCCACCGGACGCAGGTGTGAGGGCCCGATGACCGACGATGTACGCGAGAATCTGACGTACGACGGCTTCGGCCACGCCGTACGCGAGCTGGCGCAGGCCGTGGCCGACGACGGGTACGAGCCGGACGTGGTGCTGAGCATCGCGCGCGGCGGGGTGTTCGTCGCGGGCGGGCTGGCGTACGCACTGGACTGCAAGAACATCCACCTGGTGAACGTGGAGTTCTACACCGGCGTGGGTACCACCCTGGAGATGCCGGTCATGCTGGCACCCGTGCCCAACGCGATCGACTTCTCGGACAAGAAGGTCCTGATCGCCGACGACGTCGCCGACACCGGCAAGACGCTGAAGCTGGTGCGCGACTTCTGCATCGACCACGTCGCCGAGGTGCGCTCCGCGGTCATCTACGAGAAGTCCCACTCGCTCGTGAAGTGCGAGTACGTGTGGAAGAAGACCGACCGCTGGATCAACTTCCCGTGGAGTGTCGAGAAGCCCGTCGTGCGGCGCAGTGGGCAGGTTCTCGACGCGTGACAACAGGCGTGCGGCGCGAAAAGGGCTCCGGTCGTCCCGGGGCCCTTTTCGCTGTACGCCGCGCGGCCGTCAGATCGTGCCCAGCTTCAGGATCGACACCAGCGCCAGCAGCTGGATCGCCGACGCGCCCAGCGCCTTCGGCCACGGCAGGTCGTGCGACTTGCTCACCATCGAGGTGAG from Streptomyces drozdowiczii carries:
- a CDS encoding VOC family protein: MSVELNHTIVHARNNRESAEFFANLLSLEITAEWGPFIAVGLANGVTLDFATVPVDSITPQHYAFLVSEEEFDAAYAQIGQRGIEHYADPQRKQPGAINHNDGGRGVYFMDPSGHAMELITVPYGGWAS
- a CDS encoding sulfurtransferase TusA family protein, giving the protein MSTAPVPALTVDGTGMLCVTLLLKLRKEIDGAEPGTVVHVIATDPAAPLDLPAWCHMTGHHYLGAVPDPSGRSVYALRLAADARRTRPDAPWHTVDR
- a CDS encoding class I SAM-dependent methyltransferase — translated: MADEQELAEIQQRHWQDTYTAHPGMYGERPSVPAAWAADVFRAAGARDVLELGAGHGRDALHFAREGFTVRATDFSTVGLEQLRASARAQDVDGRVGTAVHDVRDPLPLADASVDGVFAHMLLCMALSTEEIHAAVREVRRVLRPGGVFVYTVRHTGDAHYGAGTAHGDDIYEHGGFAVHFFDRALVDDLAAGWALDDVHAFEEGDLPRRLWRVTQSVPR
- a CDS encoding ArsR/SmtB family transcription factor, with amino-acid sequence MLTVASDIEVLARFGRALADPIRCRILLALRESPAYPADLADAIGVSRTRLSNHLACLRDCGLVVAIPDGRRTRYELADERLGHALDDLRTAVVAVETDRTCPDADEKSCC
- a CDS encoding sulfite exporter TauE/SafE family protein, with product MDWTIWAGLAAGLLISVVTAPVGVSGAVFLLPVQLSLLGVPSPAVTPTNLLFNVVAGPGALWRYRRDGALRDGLARRLVLWTLPGVVAGAAVRVFALPGPGVFRLLVAALLLPLGTWLCLRTLHPVRQRPDAAEPSAPALAALALMVGTVGGIYGIGGGSLLGPVLAARGMPMTRIAPATLATTFTTSIAGAAAYAVLALASPGPVAPHWWLGLACGLGGLIGGYLGARLQPRLPETLLRLLLGTLAATLGTLYAAQAVA
- a CDS encoding DNA-binding protein produces the protein MSERIETVILDSEGLSAWIAQDRKLLAMLQVFHDMGADLVIGANTIVEVSHSRTNMPRLNWALSRVKVEPVTEQAAKAAAELLKGAGLHGHKYAIDATVAEVALRQPKPVALLTSDSDDMAKLCGSQVRIIPL
- a CDS encoding type II toxin-antitoxin system CcdA family antitoxin codes for the protein MSSTTRITVTLPSDQVAELRKLTDNVSGYVAEAVARQIRHQLLGGDLRRHEEDHGPFSNEELAEARAKIFDSAGSSQDADAA
- a CDS encoding Shedu anti-phage system protein SduA domain-containing protein codes for the protein MTTFRSSSTLREMVSGARELTKHPSVLERIDAVLRVMGPAFGRTGYGKGRPLVDTLEDVAQESLLVGDFALAQRFQRFAAYAGGELFLEILENYYDEDARRSSEEGMRRLVAMGADRAVAVLDALSESDPEATVADVRDLFHGIALSVDHLGLGTEEGGIRLPTRERRRLQQYGHMELVLRDLPRPASAEAARMVGDFLADADAGLLAQLLELKARRAGLDALRAVVEDGTSSESALHARLKNQEWIFGGAYVAELARRQYTADTILDIPLLRGDGSLHVVELKRANIKDLVIRRSGHLMLGAPAHHAVSQAQNYLRTMDENREAILADHGVDTRRASATVVIGHPRFVSGGITPKEIAETLRTYNTHAARIEVITYETLLESAARMLALASAQQDPDQAEEPTA
- the dcd gene encoding dCTP deaminase encodes the protein MLLSDKDIRAEIDAGRVRIDPFDASMVQPSSIDVRLDRYFRVFENHRYPHIDPAVEQVDLTRTVEPEGDDAFILHPGEFVLASTYEVISLPDDLASRLEGKSSLGRLGLVTHSTAGFIDPGFSGHVTLELSNLATLPIKLWPGMKIGQLCMFRLSSPSEFPYGSERYGSRYQGQRGPTASRSFMNFHRTQV
- a CDS encoding phosphoribosyltransferase; this encodes MTDDVRENLTYDGFGHAVRELAQAVADDGYEPDVVLSIARGGVFVAGGLAYALDCKNIHLVNVEFYTGVGTTLEMPVMLAPVPNAIDFSDKKVLIADDVADTGKTLKLVRDFCIDHVAEVRSAVIYEKSHSLVKCEYVWKKTDRWINFPWSVEKPVVRRSGQVLDA